The window TGAAGCGCCAGGGAAGGCTTCTGGAGCTGAGGGGAGAGGAGGCGTTGGTCCAGGTGGGCCCGGTGAAGATGACGGTGAAGGCCAAGGAGCTCACCCCCCTCAAGGCCCAGGAAACCCCCAAGGCCCTCGGCCTAAAGCCGCGAAGGGAGGTAAAGGAGGTGGACCTCAGGGGGCTTACCGTGGAGGAAGCCCTCTTGGAGGTGGACCACGCCCTGGAGGAGGCCCGCGCCTTGGGCCTTTCCACCCTGCGCCTCCTCCACGGCAAGGGCACCGGGGCCCTCAGGCAAGCCATCCGCGAGGCCCTAAGGCGGGATAAGCGGGTGGAAACCTTCGCCGACGCCCCTCCCCACGAGGGGGGGCACGGGGTCACGGTGGTGGTGCTAAAAGGAGCGGCCCTCTAAGGCCTCTATGCGCTTGCGGATAGCCGGGGGCAAGGGGGCAGGCCTGCCCCCTTCCAGCCAGACCTGGACGGTTTTTCCCCGGGCGGCCTCCTCCCCTCTTGCCAGGAGGAGGTACTCCATGTCAAAGCTGCTCCGCCCGAGGCGCACCACCCGCACCCCCACCTCCACGGGGTCCTCCAGGAGGATGGGCCTTAGGAAATCCACCTCCGCCCGGGCCAGGATGAAGTGCCCCTTTTCCAGCCAGTCCTCCTTGAGCCTTCGGAAGTAGGCGGCGCGGGCCACCTCAAAGTAGGTGAGGAAGACGGCGTTGTTCACGTGGCCTAAGGCGTCCAGGTCGCGGAAGCGCACCTGTATGGGCACGGATACGGGAAACCCCTCCATAGACCAAGAGCCTAACACAACTGACCCACGGGTCAGGTATAGTGGGGCCATGGAAACCACGTGGGACCTAACCCCCCTTTTCCCCGGTCTGGAAAGCCCCGAGTTCCAGGCGGCCTGGGATGGGGTGAGGAAGCGGA is drawn from Thermus caldifontis and contains these coding sequences:
- a CDS encoding acyl-CoA thioesterase, yielding MEGFPVSVPIQVRFRDLDALGHVNNAVFLTYFEVARAAYFRRLKEDWLEKGHFILARAEVDFLRPILLEDPVEVGVRVVRLGRSSFDMEYLLLARGEEAARGKTVQVWLEGGRPAPLPPAIRKRIEALEGRSF